The Sulfitobacter indolifex genome contains the following window.
TTCAACCAAAGCGTACTAAATTCCGCAAGCAGTTTAAGGGCTCGATCAAGGGTCTGGCAAAGGGCGGGTCTGACCTGAACTTTGGCACCTACGGCCTGAAGGCACTGCAGCCGGAGCGGGTTACAGCCCGTCAAATCGAAGCGGCACGCCGCGCCATGACGCGTCACATGAAGCGTCAGGGCCGTGTCTGGATCCGCATCTTCCCGGACGTACCGGTTACCTCCAAGCCCGTCGAAGTTCGTATGGGTAAAGGTAAAGGTTCCGTCGACTTCTGGGCAGCCAAGGTCAAGCCGGGCCGCATCATGTTCGAAATCGACGGTGTCGGTGAAGACGTGGCACGCGAAGCCCTGCGCCTGGCAGCCATGAAGCTGCCGATCAAGACCCGGGTTGTCGTCCGCGAGGACTGGTAAGCCGCACACCCCGATTGCGGGGTGGGTAAGAGAAATGAACCCCCGTCGAGCGATCGGCGGGGGTTTTGCTTTGTCAGGCGACAGCTTCGGTCTCGAGATCAAGCCAGAGCTTTCCGTTTCGGTAGCCGCCTTTGATCAGATGCCCCGGCTCAGCGATTTCGGGGTGAGCCTCCGCCCAATCGCGGAACTGATCGCGGCTGACCACTTGCCCGCCGTAGTCCCGCGCGGATTGGAGGATATACGGATCAGCTGGGGTGCCTTTGGGAACGACCAACACCCGGTCCACAGGAAGGTCGAGCTGGCTGCTTAGCGCTTTGTCATGCTGATAGCGCCCGATAAGGAGGTAGCCTGCATTCGCATCAAACACGACACCGGGCGTGTAACCGCGTGCGCGCAACTCATCGACGACATCGCGCACGACTCTGATGTTCGGCTCCCCTGATTTCCAGTGCATCACGTTAGAGCCATCTACGATGATCCATTTATTGCCGGGTCGCTTGGGTTGGGCCAACGCCCGCAGCAAGAGAATTGCGCTGGCTATCACGCAGGGCACACCGAGCAGCATGAAGTCCTGCCAGCCCGGCAGAGAAGCGCCGGCGATGGTGAGGATCAAGGAACCAAGTAGTAATAAGAACGGGGTAAACATATGCGAAATAACTGCTTTGAATAATACTTAGGGTTGAGTGTCGGGCAAATATGCGGCCATGACAAGACCGGTGGCCCGTGCTGGCCATCCCGCCCAATTGTCGGTAGCCTCGTCACAACTCCTCGCGACAGGAAAGGCCCAGTCACATGAAACACGTCCCAAAGCCCAACACCGACGAAGATTTGATCCGTGCGTTCCTCGACAAGGGTGGGGAGGTCAAAAAGGGAAAGACCAAGCCGATGCCCAGCGATTTGGGCCTCAGCAATAATCAGTGGGGCAATAAGCTGACCAAAGAAGAGAAGGCAGCGGTAAAGGCGCAGGAAGAGGCGGCGAAGGTGGCCAAGAAGTAGTCCAAGCGCGATGGTGTGCCGTCAGATATCGATCTGATAGACGCCCAAAGCCTCGGCCAGCGCAGTTTCTTCGAAATGGAAGTGTGACTGCACGACGGTGACGAGTTGGTCAAAGATTGCGCGGGTTTCGCTAAAGTCTTTCGCGCTTGGTGTTTCGGTCAAGCCTTCCGCGGCCTTGGCGAGCCGTTTCAAAAGCGCATGCACAACCTCATGCTCAGCCCGTAGCCGATCCACGATGGTGCGGACAGCCTTAGACCCACGGGTCTGCAACTGCGGAAAGATGCTTTGTTCTTCGATGTTGTGATGCATCGTCAACGCCCAGCATTGCTGCCCGCAGAGCGTTCCGGCAGCAGCGAAATTCTGGGCCATCTCAGTATGCAGGACGATATGGGCTAGATCGGCGGGTGGCGTCTTTCCGGCTTCGATCCGGGCCATGATCTGCGCAATGCGCGCGAGATCCTTTAGGTAATGCCTGTGAATGGCTGCCAGATGCCGCCCCGCTTGGCGCTGGTCGTCAGTGACCTTGTCTAGCTGTGGCAGCGGCGGGCGGTTGTCGGGGTCTATCATTAACTCTGACAGGGGCCGCCCGTCGGGGTGTTCTGGCATCCTAGGCCCAATTGTAGTTGAAGCTCACCGAAACACGATCTTCTTCGATCATGTTCATCGGCACCTCATGGCGCAGCCAGCTTTCCCACAGCAGCACATCGCCAGCTTCGGGCGCAACATAGATGAAGGGGCGCAGTTCCTCGCGGGCGTCTTTTACCCGACCGGGGGCGGCCATCATCATTGGCAGGCGCGGGTCCTCAAAACGGATCGCGCTGGCGCCTTCGGGCATGGTCACATAGGTCGTGCCAGAGATCACCGAGTGGGGGTGAATGTGGGATGTGTGGATGCCGCCCTCGGGCAGGATGTTCAGCCATAGCGAGTCGAGCACCAGCTTGCGGTCACCCAGATCGAACTCGAGGTCTTTGGCAAAGGCCGCGACATGCTTGTCCAGCACCGCAACCAGATCTTTGAAGATCGGGAAGCGGTAGGGCAGGTCGTCTAGCGAGGCATAAGAGGTGTAGCCAGCATAGCCGTTCTCTTCGCACCAGTCCTGACCGGCCTCGTCATCTTCGGCGATCGAGAAACAAGAGGCGGCCAGCTCATCGGTATCGATGGGCTTGCCGTGCGCCGACAGGGCGGCATGATAGAGGCGGGTGGCGAAAAGCGATTTGATGTTTGACATGGCCCCGTCATACGCCGAACATACCCCCATCGCCAGCCTATTTGCGCCAAAAGCACCTGTGCGGGCCAGCAGGGGTTGCTATGTGTGACCTCAGCGCGTATTGGCACCTTTCATCATGAACTCCACCAGAATCATGGTCACCCCACAGGGGCCTACTGGTGATGTTGAAAGGAAGAGGCCGTGAAAGCCAGCGAACTACATGACAAGACGCCGGACCAGCTCCGCGACGAACTTGTGAACCTGAAAAAAGAATCCTTCAACTTGCGTTTTCAGCAGGCCACCGGCCAGCTGGAGAACCCCGCTCGTTTGAAGACCGTGAAGCGTGACGTGGCCCGTGTCCACACCGTGCTGAACCAGAAAGCCGCTGCTGCGGCAGCCGAATAAGAGGAGCCTGAAAAATGCCCAAGCGTATCCTTACAGGCACCGTGACATCGGACGCCAACGCACAGACCGTAACCGTTTCGGTAGAGCGCCGCTTTACGCACCCGGTTCTGAAGAAAACCATTCGTAAGTCCAAGAAGTACCGGGCTCACGACGAGAACAACACATTCAAAGTGGGCGATAGCGTCCGCATCATCGAATGTGCACCCAAGTCGAAAACCAAACGTTGGGAAGTTTTGACTTCGGAAACAGCCGAAGCCTAAACCCCTTAAACGAAACCCTGGGATGAGGGCCGCATCGCCCCCCAGAAGGTCGGGAGAAACCAAATGATCCAGATGCAGACCAACCTGGATGTTGCTGACAACAGCGGCGCTCGCCGTGTTCAGTGCATCAAGGTCCTGGGTGGTTCCAAGCGTAAATACGCATCCGTCGGCGACATCATTGTCGTGTCGGTTAAGGAAGCCATCCCTCGCGGTCGTGTGAAAAAAGGCGACGTCCGTAAGGCCGTTGTCGTTCGCACCGCCAAAGAAGTTCGTCGTGACGATGGCACCGCCATCCGTTTCGACCGTAACGCTGCTGTTATCCTGAATAACAACAACGAGCCTGTCGGCACCCGTATCTTCGGGCCGGTTGTTCGTGAGCTGCGTGCGAAGAACTTCATGAAAATCATCTCGCTCGCTCCGGAGGTGCTGTAATCATGGCTGCTAAACTTCGCAAAGGTGACAAGGTCATCGTGCTGTCCGGCAAGGACAAGGGCAAGACAGGCTCCATCTCGTCCGTTGACCCGAAGTCCGGTAAAGCAATCGTCGATGGTGTGAAAATCGCCATCCGCGCAACGCGCCAGACACAGACATCTCAGGGCGGCCGCATCCCCAAGGCGATGCCGATCGACCTGAGCAACCTCGCATTGGTGGATGCCAACGGTAAAGCCACCCGCGTGGGTTTCAAAATCGAAGGCGACAAAAAAGTGCGCTTTGCCAAGACCACGGGGGACGTGATCGATGCTTGATACCGCAACCTACACACCCCGCCTTCAGGCCGAATACCGCGAAACGATCCGCGCCGCCCTGAAAGAGGAATTCGGCTACAAGAACGACATGATGATCCCTCGTTTGGATAAAATCGTTCTGAACATCGGCTGTGGTGCCGAAGCCGTTCGCGACAGCAAAAAAGCCAAGTCGGCTCAGGAAGACTTGACGACGATTGCAGGCCAGAAGGCTCTGACAACCATCGCCAAGAAATCCATCGCTGGTTTCCGCGTACGTGAAGAAATGCCGCTGGGTGCGAAAGTGACCCTGCGCGGTGACCGCATGTACGAATTCCTTGACCGTCTGATCACGATCGCAATGCCCCGTATCCGCGACTTCCGCGGCGTTCCGGGCAAGAGCTTTGATGGCCGTGGCAACTACGCCATGGGCTTGAAAGAGCATATCGTGTTCCCCGAGATCGACTTCGACAAAGTTGACGAGACCTGGGGTATGGACATTGTGATCGCCACCACGGCGAAAACCGACGCTGAAGCCAAGGCGCTGTTGAAAGCTTTCAACATGCCCTTCAATTCATAAGCGCGGGAAGGATTAGAAATGGCTAAGAAATCCATGATTGAGCGCGAGAAGAAGCGCGAAGCACTGGTGAAGAAGTACGCTGAGAAGCGCGCGGCTCTGAAAGAGATCGTGAGCGACGAAAGCAAACCGATGGAAGAGCGTTTCCGCGCTTCCCTGAAACTGGCGAAACTGCCGCGCAACAGCTCTGCTGTGCGTCTGCACAACCGCTGCCAGCTGACGGGCCGCCCACACGCCTACTATCGTAAACTGAAAATTTCGCGGATCGCGCTGCGGGACCTTGGCTCTTCGGGCCAAATCCCCGGCATGGTCAAGTCGAGCTGGTAAGGAGCGCATCAGATGAACGATCCTATCGCAGATATGCTGACACGCATCCGTAACTCTTCGCTGCGC
Protein-coding sequences here:
- the rplP gene encoding 50S ribosomal protein L16 encodes the protein MLQPKRTKFRKQFKGSIKGLAKGGSDLNFGTYGLKALQPERVTARQIEAARRAMTRHMKRQGRVWIRIFPDVPVTSKPVEVRMGKGKGSVDFWAAKVKPGRIMFEIDGVGEDVAREALRLAAMKLPIKTRVVVREDW
- a CDS encoding NYN domain-containing protein → MFTPFLLLLGSLILTIAGASLPGWQDFMLLGVPCVIASAILLLRALAQPKRPGNKWIIVDGSNVMHWKSGEPNIRVVRDVVDELRARGYTPGVVFDANAGYLLIGRYQHDKALSSQLDLPVDRVLVVPKGTPADPYILQSARDYGGQVVSRDQFRDWAEAHPEIAEPGHLIKGGYRNGKLWLDLETEAVA
- a CDS encoding hemerythrin domain-containing protein gives rise to the protein MPEHPDGRPLSELMIDPDNRPPLPQLDKVTDDQRQAGRHLAAIHRHYLKDLARIAQIMARIEAGKTPPADLAHIVLHTEMAQNFAAAGTLCGQQCWALTMHHNIEEQSIFPQLQTRGSKAVRTIVDRLRAEHEVVHALLKRLAKAAEGLTETPSAKDFSETRAIFDQLVTVVQSHFHFEETALAEALGVYQIDI
- a CDS encoding TIGR02466 family protein, which translates into the protein MSNIKSLFATRLYHAALSAHGKPIDTDELAASCFSIAEDDEAGQDWCEENGYAGYTSYASLDDLPYRFPIFKDLVAVLDKHVAAFAKDLEFDLGDRKLVLDSLWLNILPEGGIHTSHIHPHSVISGTTYVTMPEGASAIRFEDPRLPMMMAAPGRVKDAREELRPFIYVAPEAGDVLLWESWLRHEVPMNMIEEDRVSVSFNYNWA
- the rpmC gene encoding 50S ribosomal protein L29, which produces MKASELHDKTPDQLRDELVNLKKESFNLRFQQATGQLENPARLKTVKRDVARVHTVLNQKAAAAAAE
- the rpsQ gene encoding 30S ribosomal protein S17; protein product: MPKRILTGTVTSDANAQTVTVSVERRFTHPVLKKTIRKSKKYRAHDENNTFKVGDSVRIIECAPKSKTKRWEVLTSETAEA
- the rplN gene encoding 50S ribosomal protein L14, which gives rise to MIQMQTNLDVADNSGARRVQCIKVLGGSKRKYASVGDIIVVSVKEAIPRGRVKKGDVRKAVVVRTAKEVRRDDGTAIRFDRNAAVILNNNNEPVGTRIFGPVVRELRAKNFMKIISLAPEVL
- the rplX gene encoding 50S ribosomal protein L24, which translates into the protein MAAKLRKGDKVIVLSGKDKGKTGSISSVDPKSGKAIVDGVKIAIRATRQTQTSQGGRIPKAMPIDLSNLALVDANGKATRVGFKIEGDKKVRFAKTTGDVIDA
- the rplE gene encoding 50S ribosomal protein L5 codes for the protein MLDTATYTPRLQAEYRETIRAALKEEFGYKNDMMIPRLDKIVLNIGCGAEAVRDSKKAKSAQEDLTTIAGQKALTTIAKKSIAGFRVREEMPLGAKVTLRGDRMYEFLDRLITIAMPRIRDFRGVPGKSFDGRGNYAMGLKEHIVFPEIDFDKVDETWGMDIVIATTAKTDAEAKALLKAFNMPFNS
- the rpsN gene encoding 30S ribosomal protein S14, with translation MAKKSMIEREKKREALVKKYAEKRAALKEIVSDESKPMEERFRASLKLAKLPRNSSAVRLHNRCQLTGRPHAYYRKLKISRIALRDLGSSGQIPGMVKSSW